One part of the Flavobacterium johnsoniae UW101 genome encodes these proteins:
- a CDS encoding T9SS sorting signal type C domain-containing protein: MPLNVIGQQGKVDATFNTLDDGLKGDGFDNVVRTLLLQSDESLIVGGDYTSLNGILSAYFTRLNEDGTIDNSFDTGIGFNGKVYASNIQSDGKIIAAGSFTSFNGRNAGRLIRLNNDGSQDLSFNTIIGATTGIISGISIQPDGKIIISGSFTKYNNVTVNRIARILPNGDIDTSFLTGIGSALSITNTRVLWDGKILVTGNFTSFNGFSSNRIIRLNLDGTVDTSFNIGLGFNDDVNAIAIQNDRKIILGGNFTSYNGNEANRIIRLNEDGSIDNAFLSSGFNNGTVQVIKTDSSGNIMVGGSFTNQYNGTNVNRVVLLNSNGTIKSDFDIGSGPASASVLTLENNLEGSWFVGGSFSVFDGQNQGRLAKINDHGELDSSYLTAGIGFDNSVLKIISLNDKKTMVFGSFTKFNNNSVNRITKLLEDGSLDQNFNRSQSGANDLIDTAVIQDDGKIIFGGKFTKYNDLTCNRIVRILPDGSIDNTFSTGAGFNNQIYSIAIQPDNKIIAAGHFTRYNNDPSAVRIIRLLPDGSKDMTFNAGLSAEAVIEIVLIQPDGKILVGGRFTTFNGQSLSHLVRLNTDGSIDSGFSIGTGFNKNVYALALQSDGKIIVGGSFTTFNGITQKGILRLNSNGTLDNSFESGSGFNKGEVRTILIQPDDRILAGGTFSGTYKSNPSFRLIRLLKTGEFDPSFSSPLNNKLFSLSFTSDYRLLIGGNFNSVSDLSKHRIARLKLCLESTEWNGISWSNGYPSGGKEVFFKADYPNLNSAEVCSCTIDSGKTVTLLEGNTLGIEFSYLGNGILVLEDSASLYQCDDETINNGIIHLKRKTKPILRYDYTYWSSPVNNQKLIDVSPQTLFDKYMSYDETIDNWKIENPSNNMILGKGYIIRGPQEFSIEQPTIYEAVFKGIPNNGKIEIKLGQNDSFNLIGNPYPSAIDADLFLRKNEFKTKGALYFWTHNTPITNYEYSEDDYAVYNLVGGIGTRAVSDGINDFIPDGNIASGQAFFLKSNLPETIEFNNSMRIQDKNNAFFKIAKKTIEKHRIWLNFRNEKGAFKQTLLGYVDGATNGYDINFDGETLDGNQFVDFYSIIEDKKLVIQGRGLPFKDSDEIILGYKTTIAGEFTIEIDHADGCLSHQPVYLLDNIEGKSIDLSINNYKFTTNKGTFTDRFSIHFLNENLKTNEFENDDNSLFISVKNQVITINSSQEKIDTVFIYDVSGNLLFKKRNNETNQMSISNFKSAQQVLLIQTVLKNDKKITKKVIF, from the coding sequence TTGCCATTAAATGTTATTGGACAACAAGGAAAAGTTGATGCTACTTTTAATACTCTTGATGATGGACTAAAAGGAGATGGTTTTGATAATGTAGTTCGAACTCTTTTATTGCAGTCTGACGAGAGCTTAATAGTGGGCGGAGACTATACAAGTCTTAACGGAATTTTATCAGCATATTTCACCAGATTAAATGAAGATGGAACAATTGATAATAGTTTTGATACTGGAATTGGTTTTAATGGAAAAGTCTATGCTTCAAATATTCAATCAGATGGAAAAATAATCGCAGCGGGAAGTTTTACATCATTTAACGGAAGAAATGCAGGAAGACTAATCCGTTTAAATAATGATGGCTCTCAAGATCTATCATTCAACACCATTATTGGTGCAACAACAGGAATTATATCAGGTATTAGTATTCAGCCAGATGGAAAAATTATAATTTCAGGAAGTTTTACAAAATATAATAATGTAACTGTAAATCGAATCGCCAGAATTCTTCCCAATGGAGATATAGATACCTCGTTTTTAACAGGAATCGGTTCTGCTCTAAGTATTACAAACACAAGGGTTTTATGGGATGGAAAAATTTTAGTTACAGGAAATTTTACTTCATTTAATGGTTTTTCAAGTAATAGAATAATTAGATTAAATCTTGATGGAACTGTTGATACAAGTTTTAATATAGGTTTAGGTTTTAATGATGATGTTAACGCAATAGCGATTCAAAATGATAGAAAAATTATTCTTGGAGGAAATTTTACTTCATATAATGGTAATGAAGCCAATAGAATTATCCGCCTCAATGAAGATGGCTCAATAGACAATGCTTTTTTGAGCTCTGGTTTTAATAATGGAACGGTTCAAGTCATAAAAACAGATTCTTCGGGTAATATTATGGTTGGCGGATCATTCACAAATCAATATAATGGAACGAATGTTAACAGAGTTGTATTGCTAAATTCAAATGGGACAATTAAAAGTGATTTTGATATAGGATCAGGTCCAGCATCAGCTTCTGTTTTAACTCTAGAAAATAATTTAGAAGGATCTTGGTTTGTAGGCGGTTCATTTTCGGTTTTTGATGGACAAAATCAAGGCCGATTGGCAAAAATTAATGATCATGGTGAACTTGATTCAAGCTACCTGACAGCAGGAATAGGGTTCGATAATTCTGTTTTAAAGATAATTTCGCTAAATGATAAAAAAACCATGGTATTTGGAAGCTTTACCAAGTTTAATAATAACTCAGTAAACAGAATAACAAAACTCCTGGAAGATGGTTCATTAGATCAAAATTTTAATAGAAGTCAATCTGGAGCGAATGACTTAATAGATACGGCTGTAATTCAGGATGACGGAAAAATTATATTTGGAGGAAAGTTTACAAAATATAATGATTTAACCTGTAATCGTATTGTTCGTATTTTGCCAGATGGAAGCATTGATAATACATTTAGTACTGGTGCAGGTTTTAATAATCAGATATATTCAATAGCGATTCAGCCAGATAATAAAATAATTGCTGCGGGGCATTTTACACGATACAATAATGATCCTTCAGCAGTAAGAATAATAAGGTTATTACCCGATGGATCAAAAGATATGACTTTTAATGCAGGACTAAGCGCTGAAGCTGTTATTGAAATTGTATTGATTCAGCCCGATGGGAAAATATTAGTTGGAGGAAGATTTACTACTTTTAACGGACAGTCTCTTTCTCATTTGGTTCGATTAAACACCGATGGCAGTATTGATTCAGGTTTTTCAATTGGTACAGGATTTAACAAAAACGTTTACGCATTAGCTTTACAATCTGATGGAAAAATAATTGTTGGCGGTTCTTTTACAACCTTTAATGGAATAACACAAAAAGGAATTTTACGTTTAAATTCTAATGGAACTCTTGATAATTCTTTTGAATCAGGTTCTGGTTTCAATAAGGGAGAAGTCAGGACAATTTTGATCCAGCCTGACGACAGAATTTTGGCAGGCGGTACATTTTCTGGAACTTATAAAAGCAATCCTTCGTTCCGATTAATTCGATTATTAAAAACAGGAGAATTTGATCCTTCGTTTAGTTCTCCTCTTAACAATAAACTTTTCTCATTAAGTTTTACTTCTGATTACAGATTACTGATTGGAGGAAATTTCAACTCTGTTTCTGATCTTTCAAAACACAGAATAGCAAGATTAAAACTCTGTTTAGAATCTACAGAATGGAATGGCATTTCATGGTCAAATGGTTATCCTTCCGGAGGAAAAGAAGTTTTTTTTAAAGCAGATTATCCAAATCTAAATTCTGCTGAAGTCTGCAGCTGCACTATTGATTCCGGAAAAACAGTAACACTTTTAGAAGGAAATACATTAGGAATTGAATTTTCTTATTTAGGAAATGGAATTTTAGTTTTAGAAGATTCAGCAAGTTTATACCAATGCGATGATGAGACGATAAATAACGGTATTATTCATCTAAAGAGAAAAACAAAGCCTATTTTAAGATACGATTATACATATTGGTCGTCGCCGGTGAACAATCAAAAATTAATTGATGTTTCACCTCAGACTTTATTTGATAAATATATGTCTTATGACGAAACAATAGATAATTGGAAAATAGAAAATCCTTCAAATAATATGATTTTGGGAAAAGGATATATTATCAGAGGCCCTCAGGAATTTTCGATAGAACAGCCCACTATTTATGAAGCTGTATTTAAAGGAATTCCAAACAATGGTAAAATAGAAATCAAATTAGGACAAAATGATAGTTTTAATTTAATAGGGAATCCCTATCCTTCAGCAATTGATGCGGATCTTTTTCTAAGAAAAAATGAATTTAAAACAAAAGGTGCATTATATTTTTGGACACACAATACTCCTATAACTAATTATGAATATTCAGAAGATGATTATGCCGTTTATAATTTAGTTGGCGGAATTGGCACCAGAGCAGTATCTGATGGTATTAATGATTTTATTCCAGATGGGAACATTGCTTCCGGCCAGGCCTTTTTCTTAAAGAGTAATCTGCCTGAAACCATTGAGTTTAATAATAGTATGCGGATTCAAGATAAAAATAATGCCTTTTTTAAAATTGCCAAAAAAACTATCGAAAAACATAGAATTTGGTTGAATTTTAGAAATGAGAAAGGAGCTTTTAAACAGACATTATTAGGATATGTTGATGGTGCAACAAATGGTTATGATATAAACTTTGACGGTGAAACTTTAGACGGAAATCAATTTGTTGATTTTTATAGCATAATCGAAGATAAAAAATTAGTAATTCAGGGCAGGGGATTACCCTTTAAAGACAGCGATGAAATTATCTTGGGGTACAAAACAACAATTGCAGGAGAATTTACTATTGAAATAGATCATGCAGATGGTTGTTTAAGTCATCAGCCAGTTTACTTGCTTGATAACATCGAAGGGAAAAGTATAGATTTAAGTATAAATAATTATAAATTCACTACTAATAAAGGCACCTTTACAGATAGATTTTCTATTCATTTTTTAAATGAAAATTTAAAAACTAATGAATTTGAGAATGATGATAACTCTTTATTTATTTCTGTTAAAAATCAAGTCATTACAATAAACTCCTCTCAGGAAAAAATAGACACAGTTTTTATTTACGACGTTTCAGGAAATTTGCTTTTTAAAAAGAGAAACAATGAAACGAACCAAATGAGCATATCAAATTTTAAATCAGCTCAACAGGTTTTATTGATACAAACAGTTCTCAAAAATGATAAAAAAATAACAAAAAAGGTCATTTTTTAG
- a CDS encoding DUF7507 domain-containing protein: protein MFISFEVSGQSAVTRIITDWKGYWSSTGLTGVGNRPDDVNNLLAFTWNGTIYSTGVNNTILNNNAVTYNPQRFRALKIQNLGSTTSMYFLQGSMIDGSASTATLVPPIAGATATGAELASRLTDGVNGLTLGTGVANIKAGVAEFKIGTNNLNSSGIGDGIPDLIVTQVAEPGGTPDTFKFIDASGNTVGNQLSINFISVNAVGTYSLDLFKMDGTYGFTPAATRDIRVLGIETSEFGITAANASQVDRFVVTFSGNSDCAFIAFNTNSLKIAELGLVKKASMPSCGKEGDVINYTFDVRNTGEVPITDITVTDPMPGVIITGNPISSLAVGATATVTGTYTITASDVNLGRVVNSAKVTGTDPSLNLIEDISGQTFTDNIPTSIDLLAPPVIGTITNTGCAALGTIELTNLPSGNWTIERSPGLITTTGSGITTTITGLTAGTYTFRVTNSTGCKSPASANAVVTDQSSTTWNGTAWSNGTPNATKAAVFNGAYSITADLTVCACTVNSPVNLVVPSGITLHVVNALTVNSGASLTFNNNSSLFQTNTGTNINSGNITYRRDTQPVRRYDFTYWSTPVTSTPAFTLANLSPATLLDKYYSYDPAAGWIISFNGILPMAKGSGYIVRSPQTFDIVTPAVYPASFVGVPNNGNVTVNVVPNSFNLIGNPYPSAVNAFQLLSANSTIGSLYFWMHNAPPSDAVSGDATYNYTSSDYAVFNSSGGVTTSNAAQTPVGYIAAGQAFFTNNGTGNSILFTNNMRVSGNNSQFYKTTGTDNIERNRIWLNFANKEGAFKQLLVGYIDGATNNWDIQYDAETMDANTYTDFYSINQNMSLTIQGRGLPFENSDVIPLGYKTTIAGDFTISIDHVDGLFDNQNVYLEDKTTGTVSDLKAQDYTFKTEAGTFTDRFALRYTNKTLGTGDFENVKDGLLISVKDKTIKVTSAKENIKEVNIFDITGKLIYNKKKVSNTELSISNLQSADQVLLVKVNLENNAEVTRKIVF from the coding sequence TTGTTTATTTCATTTGAAGTATCAGGCCAGTCTGCTGTTACAAGAATTATAACAGATTGGAAGGGTTATTGGTCATCAACTGGTTTAACCGGAGTAGGAAATCGACCTGACGATGTCAATAATTTATTGGCTTTTACATGGAATGGAACTATTTATTCTACAGGTGTAAATAACACTATTCTTAACAACAATGCCGTTACTTACAATCCTCAAAGATTTAGAGCTTTAAAGATTCAAAATTTAGGTTCCACCACGAGTATGTATTTTTTACAAGGTTCTATGATAGATGGATCTGCCTCAACAGCTACCTTAGTGCCGCCAATAGCAGGAGCAACTGCAACAGGTGCTGAACTAGCTTCAAGATTAACAGATGGTGTTAACGGATTAACACTAGGAACTGGTGTTGCAAATATAAAAGCGGGTGTCGCTGAATTTAAAATAGGAACTAATAATTTAAATTCAAGCGGTATTGGCGATGGAATTCCTGATTTAATTGTGACTCAGGTAGCAGAACCTGGAGGAACACCAGATACTTTCAAATTCATTGATGCATCAGGCAACACTGTAGGAAATCAATTGTCTATAAACTTTATTTCGGTTAATGCTGTTGGAACTTATAGTCTTGATTTATTTAAGATGGATGGGACATATGGTTTTACTCCGGCAGCAACAAGAGACATTCGTGTTTTGGGAATCGAAACAAGTGAATTTGGAATAACAGCTGCTAATGCATCACAAGTTGATCGATTTGTTGTTACCTTTTCAGGAAATTCAGATTGCGCTTTTATAGCTTTTAATACAAATTCTCTAAAAATTGCTGAATTAGGTTTAGTAAAAAAAGCTTCAATGCCATCATGTGGAAAAGAAGGAGATGTTATTAATTATACTTTTGATGTAAGAAATACAGGAGAAGTGCCAATTACAGATATAACAGTAACTGATCCGATGCCGGGAGTAATAATAACTGGAAATCCCATCAGTAGTTTAGCAGTGGGGGCTACAGCAACGGTTACTGGTACTTATACCATAACGGCATCTGATGTAAATTTGGGAAGAGTTGTAAATTCAGCAAAGGTTACTGGAACAGATCCTTCGTTAAATCTAATAGAAGATATTTCAGGACAAACCTTTACGGATAATATTCCAACAAGCATAGACTTACTTGCTCCGCCAGTTATTGGTACAATAACTAATACAGGGTGTGCCGCTTTGGGAACAATAGAATTAACAAATCTGCCTTCAGGTAATTGGACTATAGAACGTAGTCCTGGACTTATTACTACAACCGGCTCAGGAATAACTACAACAATTACAGGTCTTACGGCAGGGACATACACTTTTAGAGTAACCAATTCAACAGGATGTAAATCACCAGCAAGTGCAAATGCAGTTGTTACAGATCAATCCTCTACAACTTGGAACGGTACTGCTTGGTCAAACGGAACGCCAAATGCCACAAAAGCTGCGGTCTTTAATGGAGCTTATTCTATAACAGCAGATTTAACAGTATGTGCCTGCACAGTTAATTCTCCTGTTAATTTAGTTGTCCCATCTGGAATAACATTACATGTTGTAAATGCTTTAACAGTAAATAGTGGTGCTTCTTTAACTTTCAATAATAATTCTAGTTTGTTTCAAACTAATACCGGAACAAATATCAATTCAGGAAACATCACTTACAGAAGAGATACACAGCCGGTACGTCGTTACGATTTCACCTATTGGTCAACACCAGTAACTTCGACTCCTGCTTTTACACTGGCAAACCTTTCGCCGGCAACACTTCTAGATAAATATTACAGCTATGATCCTGCTGCAGGATGGATAATAAGTTTTAATGGAATACTGCCAATGGCCAAAGGAAGCGGTTACATCGTTAGATCTCCGCAGACTTTTGATATTGTAACACCGGCAGTTTATCCTGCTTCCTTTGTTGGAGTTCCAAATAACGGAAATGTTACAGTTAATGTAGTTCCAAACAGTTTTAATTTAATAGGGAATCCCTATCCTTCTGCCGTAAATGCTTTTCAGCTTTTATCAGCAAACAGCACTATAGGATCATTATATTTCTGGATGCATAATGCCCCTCCAAGCGATGCTGTTTCAGGAGATGCTACATACAATTACACAAGCAGTGACTATGCGGTTTTTAATTCATCAGGAGGTGTCACAACTTCAAATGCTGCTCAGACTCCGGTTGGATATATTGCAGCGGGACAGGCTTTCTTTACCAACAATGGAACAGGAAACAGCATTTTGTTTACAAATAACATGAGAGTTTCAGGCAATAACAGCCAGTTTTATAAAACAACAGGAACAGATAATATCGAAAGAAACCGTATCTGGCTGAATTTTGCCAATAAAGAAGGAGCTTTCAAACAGCTCTTAGTAGGATATATTGATGGCGCAACAAACAATTGGGACATTCAATACGATGCAGAAACTATGGATGCAAATACCTATACAGATTTTTACAGTATTAACCAAAATATGTCTTTAACCATTCAGGGACGAGGACTGCCTTTTGAGAACAGCGATGTGATTCCGTTAGGGTACAAAACAACAATTGCGGGAGATTTTACGATTTCAATTGATCACGTTGACGGATTATTTGATAACCAGAATGTATATCTGGAAGACAAAACAACAGGAACTGTTTCAGATTTAAAAGCTCAGGACTATACTTTTAAAACAGAAGCAGGAACTTTTACAGATCGTTTTGCACTTCGTTACACTAATAAAACATTAGGAACTGGTGATTTTGAAAATGTAAAAGACGGACTTTTAATTTCTGTAAAAGATAAAACTATCAAAGTTACTTCTGCAAAAGAGAACATTAAAGAAGTAAACATTTTCGATATTACAGGAAAACTGATTTATAATAAAAAGAAAGTCAGCAATACTGAATTATCAATCTCAAACCTTCAGTCAGCCGATCAGGTGCTGCTTGTAAAAGTTAATCTTGAAAACAATGCAGAGGTAACCAGAAAAATCGTTTTTTAA
- a CDS encoding T9SS sorting signal type C domain-containing protein, with protein sequence MKKTLLLFLFLIPFLGSAQLASASYVIGNSQPAPFKTLATAITSINSTGIAGPVTLLLDENQTVTSTIFIDRSDFSAAKTLTIKPNTNRNITITGNIGNTSTAPILKLEGTDYVTIDGSNNNTTSSNLIISNTSTVNYNNFTQIHSAILWITNKAADAATYNTLRNIQFVGSGVDATSSTSAGVVISDANNMQTAETISNSNNTISNNIFTRMKFGIWTFGGTSYNQNLTINNNTFGSANAADVIVVNAIKLSNTQNTLVTGNSILGVAMSSNSTFISGINLYDRSIGCTISRNRISSVKSSGLGSGIHIDLDNSVTANLNIVNNFISGIASSTGGQYDYNNAGHGIYFVKGNRINLYYNTVVLNVNQTGLSASLFISDGSNLDIRNNIFYNSQTGSGLRYAVYSLTNRSVFSNINRNDYITSSGGTLGRLNNADAATIADWRVATSQDGNSLSVAPSFVSASDFHLITNNTNNESLTGVTISGITTDIDGDTRVKPYMGADELVQCTPSGDQTTFGVNSWLGYVYSWTGTAYPNPATSTTLPVSATSTYIGTVTENALFDRNVTSGQVNGVTRNIPCDTPPSDKFFVRYKMQTTTAAGRYNFTIGGDDGVRLYVDGSLVTVAPTGSYGVHSYNTYAAQVDLTAGTHNFILEYFENDGDSRVSFSYGQIQGNVALPFGDNKWNVYGFTVANINLPSYAYAGMYVDNNVNVNTQTSWGRTSSPSAASSWLGAPVGVDQFTITYKRQGFPCGRYQIQLVNCDDVGEIYVDGTKVFTQNGYTGTSAIINGGTTYLLNKNSTVEIRLREDGGDANIAVNFIDTPTVYNGSGTLASDTSIRISANTTLGSDLQVCSCTVDTGVTFTIPANRTLTVDETINVAGTGKLLIQNNGSLLQKNTTAAAYTGAVTSFEMQRNTAPVRRYDFSYWSSPVTLASNFTLYKLSPNTLGDKYYSYNPNSGWAINYNGTQVMTPGQGYIVRAPQSYDINSTAVYTASFIGVPNNGDVTITPVGGQWNLIGNPYPSALDAQKLMTANNNVGSLYFWTHNSPPSNTVSGDATYNYTSNDYAVYNFSGGVATSSGAAAPSGYIAAGQSFFINASSSNNIVFTNDMRVGGNNTQFFKTAKAAEEVERNRLWLNFTNTQGAFKQALVGYIEGATNSLDNGFDAETMAGNSYVDFYSINDALQLTIQGRALPFENSDIIPLGYNTSIAGDFTISIDHVDGVFNDQAVYLEDKKTSTIYDLKAGDYTFKTEAGTFDDRFTLRYTNKTLGTGDFENVDNGLLVSVKDKVIKVTSNKENIKSTAIYDISGRLIYDKNKVGTTELQISNLQSADQVLLVKIILDNNYTLTKKIIFK encoded by the coding sequence ATGAAAAAAACTTTACTTTTATTTTTGTTTTTAATACCTTTTTTAGGTAGTGCGCAGCTTGCAAGTGCGAGTTATGTTATTGGTAATTCACAGCCAGCACCATTTAAAACTTTGGCTACAGCTATTACAAGTATCAATTCTACTGGGATTGCAGGTCCTGTTACTTTATTACTAGATGAAAATCAAACAGTAACATCAACTATTTTTATAGACAGATCAGATTTTAGCGCTGCAAAGACATTAACAATAAAGCCAAATACAAATAGAAATATTACTATTACTGGAAATATAGGTAATACAAGTACAGCGCCAATTTTAAAGTTAGAAGGAACAGATTATGTTACAATAGATGGAAGTAATAATAATACAACTTCAAGTAACTTAATCATTAGTAATACTTCAACAGTAAATTATAATAATTTCACTCAAATACATTCAGCTATTTTGTGGATTACAAATAAGGCCGCCGACGCAGCGACTTATAATACTTTAAGGAACATACAGTTTGTTGGTTCTGGTGTAGATGCTACAAGTTCAACTTCTGCGGGTGTCGTTATTAGTGATGCAAACAATATGCAGACAGCAGAAACAATATCAAATTCAAATAATACTATTTCGAATAACATCTTTACAAGAATGAAATTTGGAATATGGACTTTTGGTGGAACTTCTTATAATCAAAATTTAACCATAAATAATAATACTTTCGGTTCTGCAAATGCAGCCGATGTAATTGTTGTAAATGCAATTAAGTTATCAAATACTCAAAATACATTGGTTACAGGTAACTCTATATTAGGGGTTGCAATGTCATCAAACAGTACTTTTATTTCTGGAATTAATTTATATGATAGAAGTATAGGCTGTACTATTTCTAGAAATAGAATTTCAAGTGTGAAAAGTTCTGGTTTAGGCAGTGGAATACACATCGATCTTGATAATTCAGTAACTGCAAACTTAAATATTGTCAATAATTTTATAAGTGGAATAGCTTCTTCTACTGGTGGCCAGTATGATTACAATAATGCTGGACATGGTATTTATTTTGTTAAAGGGAATAGAATAAATTTATATTACAATACAGTTGTTCTTAATGTAAATCAAACGGGATTATCTGCAAGTTTATTTATATCAGATGGAAGTAATTTAGATATTAGAAATAATATTTTTTATAATTCCCAAACAGGATCGGGTTTACGATATGCTGTCTACTCATTAACAAATAGAAGTGTATTTTCAAATATTAACAGAAATGATTATATAACAAGTTCTGGAGGTACGTTAGGACGATTAAATAATGCTGATGCAGCTACAATAGCTGATTGGAGAGTTGCGACATCTCAGGACGGAAACTCATTAAGTGTTGCTCCTTCATTTGTCAGTGCTTCAGATTTTCATTTAATTACAAATAATACCAATAATGAAAGTTTAACAGGAGTTACCATTTCTGGTATCACAACAGATATTGACGGAGATACGAGAGTAAAGCCATATATGGGTGCAGATGAACTTGTTCAATGTACACCATCAGGAGATCAAACAACATTTGGTGTAAATTCTTGGCTTGGTTATGTATATTCTTGGACGGGAACTGCTTATCCAAATCCAGCTACATCAACTACATTACCAGTATCTGCGACATCGACTTATATTGGAACTGTTACAGAAAATGCTCTTTTTGATAGAAATGTGACATCAGGTCAGGTAAATGGAGTTACTAGAAACATTCCGTGTGATACTCCGCCTTCTGATAAATTTTTCGTTCGTTATAAAATGCAGACTACTACAGCAGCCGGAAGATACAATTTCACAATTGGAGGAGATGATGGTGTAAGATTATATGTCGATGGAAGTTTAGTAACTGTAGCTCCAACAGGTTCTTATGGTGTTCATAGTTATAATACTTATGCAGCACAAGTTGATCTTACTGCCGGAACACATAATTTTATTTTAGAATATTTTGAAAATGATGGAGATTCAAGAGTATCGTTTTCATATGGTCAAATTCAAGGAAACGTTGCGCTTCCATTTGGTGACAACAAGTGGAATGTATATGGTTTTACAGTAGCTAATATCAATCTGCCATCATATGCTTATGCTGGAATGTATGTAGACAATAATGTGAATGTTAACACTCAAACATCATGGGGAAGAACAAGCTCGCCCTCTGCAGCTTCAAGCTGGCTTGGGGCTCCTGTTGGAGTTGATCAGTTTACAATTACTTACAAACGTCAGGGATTTCCTTGCGGGCGTTACCAGATTCAATTAGTAAATTGTGATGACGTAGGAGAGATTTATGTAGATGGAACGAAAGTTTTTACTCAAAATGGTTATACAGGTACTTCAGCAATTATAAATGGAGGTACAACTTATTTGTTGAATAAAAATTCAACAGTTGAAATTCGTCTAAGAGAAGATGGAGGAGATGCAAACATAGCGGTTAATTTTATTGATACACCAACGGTTTATAATGGGTCAGGGACTTTAGCAAGTGATACTTCTATAAGAATTAGTGCAAATACTACTTTGGGTTCAGATCTTCAGGTTTGTTCATGTACAGTTGACACAGGAGTCACTTTTACAATTCCTGCGAACAGAACTTTAACTGTAGATGAAACCATAAATGTTGCAGGAACAGGAAAATTGCTTATTCAAAATAATGGATCATTATTACAAAAAAATACAACTGCTGCAGCTTACACAGGAGCAGTGACTTCATTTGAAATGCAGAGAAATACAGCGCCAGTACGTCGTTATGATTTCAGTTATTGGTCATCGCCGGTAACACTAGCATCAAATTTCACATTATATAAATTATCACCAAATACACTTGGAGATAAGTATTACAGTTATAATCCAAATTCAGGATGGGCAATTAATTATAATGGAACACAAGTTATGACTCCAGGTCAGGGATATATTGTAAGAGCACCTCAATCTTATGATATAAACAGCACGGCAGTATATACCGCTTCTTTTATTGGTGTTCCTAATAATGGAGATGTCACAATAACTCCAGTAGGTGGTCAATGGAATTTAATTGGAAACCCATACCCATCGGCTCTAGACGCTCAAAAACTTATGACGGCAAACAATAATGTTGGCTCATTATATTTCTGGACGCATAATTCACCTCCTAGTAATACTGTTTCGGGTGATGCAACTTACAATTACACAAGCAATGATTATGCTGTTTATAACTTTAGTGGTGGTGTTGCAACTTCTAGTGGTGCAGCTGCTCCTAGCGGATACATTGCAGCAGGACAGTCTTTCTTTATTAATGCAAGTTCAAGTAATAATATTGTGTTTACTAATGATATGCGTGTTGGTGGAAATAATACACAATTCTTTAAAACTGCTAAGGCTGCAGAAGAGGTTGAGAGAAATCGTTTATGGTTGAATTTTACAAACACACAAGGAGCATTCAAGCAAGCATTAGTTGGTTATATCGAAGGAGCTACAAATAGTTTAGATAATGGTTTCGATGCCGAAACTATGGCAGGTAACAGTTATGTAGATTTTTATAGTATTAATGATGCTTTGCAATTAACGATTCAAGGGCGAGCACTTCCTTTTGAAAACAGCGATATAATTCCTCTTGGTTATAATACATCTATTGCAGGAGACTTTACAATCTCTATAGATCATGTAGATGGAGTGTTTAATGACCAAGCTGTTTATTTAGAAGATAAAAAAACGAGCACAATTTATGATCTAAAAGCAGGTGATTATACCTTTAAAACAGAAGCAGGAACTTTTGATGATCGTTTTACGCTGCGTTATACAAACAAAACATTAGGAACAGGAGACTTTGAAAATGTAGATAATGGTCTATTGGTCTCTGTAAAAGACAAGGTAATCAAAGTGACTTCTAATAAAGAAAATATAAAGAGTACCGCAATTTATGATATATCGGGAAGACTTATTTATGATAAAAATAAAGTTGGAACCACAGAATTGCAAATATCAAACCTGCAGTCAGCCGATCAGGTATTGTTAGTAAAAATTATATTAGACAATAATTATACTCTAACGAAGAAAATTATTTTCAAATAG